One genomic segment of Macaca fascicularis isolate 582-1 chromosome 19, T2T-MFA8v1.1 includes these proteins:
- the ZNF304 gene encoding LOW QUALITY PROTEIN: zinc finger protein 304 (The sequence of the model RefSeq protein was modified relative to this genomic sequence to represent the inferred CDS: deleted 1 base in 1 codon), with the protein MAAAVLMDRVQSCVTFEDVFVYFSREEWELLEEAQRFLYRDVMLENFALVATLAFIFPVPCSCPVGRGRKPWVPDRADTTAATVKETCRGPGPAEWELEEGVCYGFWCEAENEEAPSEQSVSVGVSQVRTAEPGLFQKAHPCEMCDPLLKDILHLAEHQESHPTQKLCTRGPCRRKFSSSADFYQHQKQHNRENCFRGDDGGASFVKSCTVCMLGRSFTCREEGMDLPDSSGLFQHQTTYNRVSPCRRTECMESFPHSSSLGQHQGDYDGQMLLSCGEEGKAFLDTFTLLDSQITHPEVRPFRCLPCGNVFKEKSALINHKKIHSGETSHVCKECGKAFIHLHHLKMHQKFHTGKRHYTCSECGKAFSRKDTLVQHQRVHTGERSYDCSECGKAYSRSSHLVQHQRIHTGERPYKCNECGKAFSRKDTLVQHQRFHTGERPYECSECGKFFSQSSHLIEHWRIHTGARPYECIECGKFFSHNSSLIKHRRVHTGARSYVCSKCGKAFGCKDTLVQHQIIHTGARPYECSECGKAFSRKDTLVQHQKIHTGERPYECGECGKFFSHSSNLIVHQRIHTGAKPYECNECGKCFSHNSSLILHQRVHTGARPYVCSECGKAYISSSHLVQHKKVHTGARPYECSECGKFFSRNSGLILHQRVHTGEKPYVCGECGKAYSRSSHLVRHQKAHTGERPHECTSFGDPLAASLKLV; encoded by the exons ATGGCAGCGGCGGTGCTGATGGACCGGGTTCAG AGTTGTGTGACCTTCGAGGATGTGTTCGTGTACTTCTCTCGGGAGGAGTGGGAACTCCTTGAGGAGGCACAGAGATTCCTGTACCGtgatgtgatgctggagaactTTGCACTTGTGGCCACACTAG CTTTCATTTTCCCAGTCCCATGCAGTTGCCCAGTTGGA AGGGGCAGAAAACCTTGGGTGCCTGACAGGGCAGACACCACTGCAGCCACAGTGAAGGAGACCTGCAGAGGGCCTGGCCCTGCTGAATGGGAGCTGGAAGAGGGTGTCTGTTATG GTTTTTGGTGTGAAGCAGAAAATGAGGAGGCACCTTCTGAGCAGAGTGTTTCTGTAGGAGTGTCACAGGTCAGGACTGCTGAGCCAGGTCTCTTCCAGAAAGCACACCCATGTGAGATGTGTGACCCACTCTTGAAAGACATTTTGCACCTGGCCGAACACCAGGAATCACACCCTACACAGAAACTGTGCACACGTGGGCCGTGTAGGAGAAAATTCTCATCCAGTGCAGACTTTTACCAGCACCAGAAGCAACATAATAGAGAGAATTGCTTCAGAGGGGATGATGGAGGGGCCTCATTTGTGAAGAGCTGTACAGTTTGCATGTTAGGGAGATCCTTTACCtgcagggaggaagggatggaCTTACCGGACAGCTCTGGCCTCTTCCAGCACCAGACCACTTACAATAGGGTGAGTCCCTGCAGAAGGACTGAATGCATGGAGTCTTTCCCACACAGCTCCAGTCTCGGGCAACACCAGGGAGACTATGATGGACAGATGCTCCTCAGTTGTGGTGAGGAAGGAAAAGCCTTCCTGGACACCTTTACTCTTCTTGACAGCCAGATAACTCATCCTGAGGTGAGACCCTTTAGATGCCTACCATGTGGAAATGTGTTCAAGGAGAAATCAGCTCTTATTAATCACAAAAAAATCCACAGTGGAGAAACATCTCATGTGTGTAAGGAGTGTGGAAAAGCCTTCATTCACTTGCACCACCTAAAAATGCACCAGAAATTCCACACTGGGAAAAGACATTATACATGCAGcgaatgtgggaaggccttcagcCGCAAGGACACGCTTGTTCAGCACCagagagttcacactggagaaagatcTTATGactgcagtgaatgtggaaaagcctACAGCAGAAGCTCCCACCTTGTTCAGCACCAGAGAATCCACACAGGAGAAAGGCCCTATAAGtgcaatgaatgtgggaaagcctttagcCGTAAAGACACACTTGTTCAGCACCAGAGATTTCATACTGGGGAAAGGCCTTACgagtgcagtgaatgtggaaaatTCTTTAGCCAAAGCTCCCACCTTATTGAACACTGGAGAATTCATACTGGGGCAAGGCCTTATGAATGCATAGAATGCGGAAAATTCTTTAGCCATAACTCTAGCCTCATTAAACATCGGAGAGTCCACACAGGAGCAAGGTCCTATGTGTGCAGCAAATGTGGGAAGGCCTTTGGCTGCAAAGACACACTTGTTCAGCACCAGATAATTCACACTGGAGCAAGGCCTTATGAGTGCAGTGAATGCGGGAAGGCCTTCAGCCGTAAAGACACACTTGTGCAACACCAAAAAATCCACACTGGAGAAAGGCCTTATGAGTGTGGTGAATGTGGCAAATTCTTTAGCCATAGCTCCAACCTTATTGTACaccagagaattcacactggagcAAAGCCTTATGAGtgcaatgaatgtgggaaatGCTTTAGCCACAACTCCAGCCTTATTCTGCACCAGAGAGTTCACACAGGAGCAAGGCCCTATGTGTGCAGCGAATGTGGGAAGGCTTACATTAGCAGCTCCCACCTTGTTCAACACAAGAAAGTTCACACTGGAGCAAGACCTTATGAGTGCAGCGAATGTGGGAAATTCTTTAGCCGCAACTCTGGCCTCATTCTACACCAGAGggttcacactggagaaaagcctTATGTATGCggtgaatgtgggaaagcctacAGCAGAAGCTCCCATCTTGTTCGGCACCAGAAAgctcacactggagaaagacctCATGAGTGCACCAGTTTTGGTGACCCTTTAGCTGCATCTCTTAAACTTGTTTAA